TCAGTTTCTCAGACCCTGGTCAGTTTCCCAGGACCCCGGTCAGTTTCCCAGGACCCCGGTCAGTTTCCCAGACACCCGGTCAGTTTCCCCAAGACCCTGGTCAGTTTCTCAGACCCTGGTCAGTTTCCCAGGACCCCAGTCAGTTTCCCCAGATTCCGGTCAGTTTCCTCAGGACCCAAAGTCAGTTTCCTCAGGACCACGGTCAGTATCCCCAGACCCTGGGCAGTTTCTCAGACCCCGGTCAGTTTTCCCGGGACCCTGGTCAGTTTCCCCAGGACCCACAGTCAGTTTCTCTAGGACACCAGTCAGTTTCTCCAGGACTCCGGTCAGTTTCCCCAGACCCTGGTCAGTTTTCACGGAACCCGGTCAGTTTCTCAGACCCCCATCAGTTTTCCCAGACCCTGGTCAGTTTCTCAGGCCCCcatcagtttccccagaccccggtCAGTTTTCCAAGACCCTGGTCAGTTTCCCAGATCCACGGTCAGTTTTGCCAGACCCCGGTCAGTTTTCCAAGACCCTGGTCAGTTTCCCAGATCCACAGTCAGTTTTGCCAGACCCCGGTCAGTTTCCTCAGATCCCGGTCCATTTTTCCAGACCCCGGTCAGTCTCTCCAGCCCCTATTTGGGTTATTTGTGCCTCCAACACTCCGGGGTTTTGTCGACACTCTGGCCATTCTCTCACTGCAGCGGTTTCCATCGGAATATCACTGTTTACAACTTGCTGCTTTCTCCAGGTGCATCGGTGAGATTTCTCACGTGAAACCTTTCTCCAATTGGCGTGGGAGCTGATTTCTGACGGAAACATTAACTGGCACCGAGTCGTAATGCTGTTTATCCTTGCCTCTTCCATATTCCAGAAGGTCAGtgtgtttcctgctctctgtcctgtCCAGCCGGAGCTCCTCGCCTCTCGCCTCTCGCCTCCCCCGCAGACTCGGGCTCTCTCCTGATTCCTGCCCAAGCGCCAGTTTCTGCACCTTCTGCCTCTCTCAGTATTACTGTAGTCACGGCCTCTCTTGGTCATTCTAAGTATAGACTGTTCTGTAagatgtgtgtgaggggggtgcatTTGTTACCCTCAGTCTAAGGGCTGTGTTTCCTGGTTTTGCAGTCTCCCAAGGAGTGTATTCTCCAGATTGTAATCCGTTGGACTCTGGACTTCCTCTGTGAACGTTTTCTGCTGTGGATTCGAGACCAGGGCAGTTGGGTGAGTGTGCAAACCATCCTCTGCTCAGTGACCTTTTTAGTTACACAGGTCAGCCTGGCTCTGTGCTGCATGTACTgaggaggggaggggctcaaagggaaaattaggggactagagggatgggcttcgataagagagttaggggactggagggatgggcttcgatgggagagttaggggactggagggatgggcgagttaggggactggagggatgggcgagttaggggactggagggatgggcttcaatgggagagttaggggactggagggatgggcgagttaggggactggagggatgggcgagttaggggactggagggatgggcgagttaggggactggagggatgggcgagttaggggactggagggatgggcgagttaggggactggagggatgggcgagttaggggactggagggatgggcttcaatgggagagttaggggactggagagatgtgcttcgatgggagagttaggggattggagggatgggcttcgatgggagagttaggggactggagggatgggctttgatgagaGTTAGAGGACTAGAGGGAGGGGCTTTGATGGGGTGAATTACCTTGTGTGTCTCTATTACTGTGATTGAATCAGTTGGTTTAATCATTCCTGTCTCCCCATCTTTCTGTCCTACAGGAAAGCCTTCCAGTTTTACAGAGAGAAATCAGCTCCCGTGTTTCCTTAGCCACCGGAAGCACTGTGGCCTTCATTGCTCTGGGGGCCCTCACTGCATTCATTGTGGTGCAATATAAAATATGAAAACATCAGTCAGAGTGaacacagcaggcaatgaagagggTGTCACATACAGTGAGGGATATACCCAGTGGAACATTATCATGGATTTGTTGTTTTTTAGAATATTTGCTTTACTATCGTATAATCATCAATAATGGATTTATAATCGTGTGTAAGAATTAAATATAAAAGTCTGTAATCATCCACAGTAAGCAATGGTAACCTGAATTATGTTCAACATTTAACCTTTTTCTTATGCTTAAAAGTCTGTGTAAGCTGCAACCAGACAGTGTGGGATCTACCTGGGCTAAGACAGAGGTTGCCATGAGCGAACAGACTAGTTAGCCTGGGAACCAAGGTTAGGTGCAGATACCATTGTGCTGGAATGTTATAACATCCGCAGTGAATTCTCAAAACAATGGCCAACAGCTGGGGCCGTATCTCAGCCGAGGAGACATATTCCTCTCGTGTTGACATAACTGCCCAGACCTGAATCTTGATGGTCAAAAATAGACAATGCAAGAGTGTCATCAGACCAAAACCTGTGCGGGCCAGGTATCAATATGTATTATGATTGAATTTGGGTGTCAGCCAGTGATTGGTTCAGCCACAAATTGTAGAAGATTTCAGGAGGAATCAGAGACACGCCCGGGAGATGAGGAGAGGCGCCCGGGAGATGAGGACAGGCGCCCGGGAGATGAGGACAGGCGCCCGGGAGATGAGGACAGGCGCCCGGGAGATGAGGAGAGGCGCCCGGGAGATGAGGAGAGGCGCAGGGAGCAGCTTCTAGCCAGAGTATGAGGTCTCAATTACACGCAGTAAACTGTTGCTCGAACACTGTCATGTATTAAGTTTTGCTTGTGCTGAATAAAATTAAATCATTGTCCCCAATATGGGTCAACCTTGAATTATTTGGAACCAAGGGAACTATGGGGTCTTACAGTCGTGTGGGATATACCCGGGGGGAGAAGAGTGGTTATACCGGGGCGTGAGGGATATACACTAACAGgcgtgtgcatagaaacatagaaaataggtgcaggagtaggccattctagcctgcaccgccattcaatgagttcatggctgaacatgcaacttcagtacccccttcctgctttctcgccataccccttgatcccccgagtagtaaggaccttttgaatatatttagtgaattggcctcaacaactttctgtggtagagaattccacaggttcaccactctctggttgaagaagtttctcctcatctcagtcctaaatggcttaccccccttatccttagactgtgacccctggttctggacttccccaacattgggaacattcttcctgcatctaacctgtctaaacccgtcagaattttaaacgtttctatgagatcccctctcattcttctgaactccagtgaatacaagcccagttgatccagtctttcttgatatgtcagtcccgccatcccgggaatcagtctggtgaaccttcgctgcactccctcaatagcaagaatgtccttcctcaagttaggagaccaaaactgtacacaatactccaggtgtggcctcaccaaggccctgtacaactgtagcaacacctccctgctcctatactcaaatcctctcgctatgaaggccaacatgccatttgctttctgaaccgcctggtgCACTACAGGTGGATTTGTTTATTACAAGCTGCTCATTCTTGGCCCTTCTGTTTCTTGTGTTCTGGGAACCTGATTTCCCAGTATGTGTAGCTCGGGACCTCCCCGATACCCAGGGGGTGTGGGGTCTACACTGTCCTCGCCCTGGATCTTTGTCATCCTGTCTCTGTAAATGTCACATGATGATCCCTTGCCACGTCTCACCTTTCCTTCCTCTGTAGTCACCTGTCCCCCATAGCACTCAGAAGCTAGATTCGTGAACCAGACTGATAGCTACTAGCACTGCAAGCTCCCAATCCCAAACCAATGCGAGGCTTGACACAGGCCTCACTCATCCAGTACAACATCTGGATAAAGTGCACAATGGTGCACTGAGGGTCAGTTAGTTggtagaactcttgcctctgagtcggaaggctgCGAGTTCAAGTCTTCCTCCAGAACTGGAGCAGTCACTCCCtgttgtgcagtactgagggagcgccgcactgtcagaggggcagtactgagggagcaccgcactgtcagaggggcagtactgagggagcgccgcactgtcggaggggcagtactgagggagcgccgcactgagggagcgccgcactgtcggaggggcagtactgagggagcgccgcactgtcggaggggcagtactgagggagcgccgcactgtcagaggggcagtactgagggagcaccgcactgtcagaggggcagtactgagggagcaccgcactgtcggaggggcagtactgagggagcgccgcactgtcggaggggcagtgctgagggagcgccgcactgtcggaggggcagtactgagggagcgccgcactgtcggagggacagtactgagggagcgccgcactgtcggaggggcagtactgagggagtgctacactgtcggaggggacttCCTGCAGATCAAATGTTAAACCAAGTTCCCACCTGTCTggtcaggtggatataaaataaTCCATGGTACTGTTGGAAGATCAGaaccaaaaagtggaaattcatGTATATGATGTTGTGGGATCTTCTACTTTGGGGCAAAAGGTGTGATTATAAATGCAGTTTCTCTCCCTATGAGGTTATTATGGATAATTACTAACAAATCACAGCTTCCATTCGTCTGTACATGTAACCAATTTATTTTCCTTGCAATGTTCCAGAAAAAATACTCAGTATTTTCTTATTAAATGGGTCAGATAGGGCACGGATAACACAAAGTAACATACTTCTGTCCAACCAATAGTTAGTTTCAGTAGTTAGCAGCCGCTCACATTAACTCTGCAAACAGCTGGACCCTAAAAACCACTGGTTGATGAAACCGACTGCCTGCTCCCCAGACAGGATGGAAGGATTGCATTCACGTAGCAATCGGTGAaaagtacacacacatacacatcaatGTTCCCTCTACTTTTTCTTCTTCCCCGTGCCGAGTGCTTTTAAATTTTCTGCACAGTTTCTTCTCTGGCGGCAACAGCTCGCGAGCAGACCGCGCGGGACGTCGCGATCCGCGCTCGGGACCTCGCGATCCGCGCGCGGGACCTCGCGATCCGTGCGCAGGACCTCGCATACCTGCGCACCGACctttgttatcatcatcatcacaggcgctccctcgaaacgaggatgacttgcttccactccaaaggatgagttcacaggcgttccaatgaaggacctaatattccagatcctgaactacatcctgaagggtggaagatacttgtgcatggattttttcacattgcacaccagccaccacacgggcttgacagagccaggtcttggtccagtggcaagggttgcccAAGataactggaggcctgctctgctgcacggacccagtgcgcgcacatatagcagtgtgggctggtccgtgctgcccctgggccccgatctcatccctccacagtctctcgccgctcctgctgtacctgcccacgctccaatcactgacctggaccttgatgatgtcactcctgcaccagctcgcactgctccctgaggtGGCATGCCTCcaggctgctcccaggccgctgcttcCCTTGGTACATGTAACTAcaagcacgcacgcacgcacatacACACGTACACGTACATACGCAACATAAACACACTCACCATTATAATAATCGGTCAAAACAAGCAATATTCAGAGCTGACAGTGGAAGGATGCATTGCTATTGGCCACAACTTCCCGTTGAATTGATGTTTTCCAATCGTCTGAGGAAATGaagccacacaccccctccccccatccctccccccaccccgtccctccccccacccctccctccctccctccacccctccctccccccaccccgtccctccctccacccctccctccccccaccccgtccctccctccacccctccctccccccacccctccctccctccacccctccctccctccacccctccctccccccaccccgtccctccctccacccctccctccccccaccccgtccctccctccacccctccctccccccacccctccctccccccacccctccctccctccaccccgtccctccccccaccccgtccctccctccacccctcccctcactcccggccctccctcctcttcctttctgtggGTGAGTCCTAcaatccctccccacccctccccctaacCACCCCGCTAATCAtcaccccaaccccccaccccacacgcTGGGAACCGATGGTTAATGTTATTTCACGGGACTTGCTTTTCTCTGGTAACCTTTGACATCACTCATGTTCTAGGAACTTTTTGCATAGTTGGGTGACTTTTTAAAAATAATACGAATTAATTCCAGTTTGGGCTGCCGCACTATTCGACGTTTAGTAAACGCGAGCCTGTCAGACAGACGTTTAGTAAACGCGAGCCTGTCAGACAGACGTTTAGTAACACGCGAGCCTGTCAGACAGACGTTTAGTAAACGCGAGCCTGTCAGACAGACGTTTAGTAAACGCGAGCCTGTCAGACAGACGTTTAGTAACACGCGAGCCTGTCAGACAGACGTTTAGTAAACGCTAGCCTGTCAGACAGACGTTTAGTAAACGCGAGCCTGTCAGACAGACGTTTAGTAAACGCGAGCCTGTCAGACAGACGTTTAGTAACACGCGAGCCTGTCAGACAGACGTTTAGTAACACGCGAGCCTGTCAGACAGACGTTTAGTAAACGCGAGCCTGTCAGACAGACGTTTAGTAACACGCGAGCCTGTCAGACAGACGTTTAGTAAACGCGAGCCTGTCAGACAGACGTTTAGTAACACGCGAGCCTGTCAGACAGACGTTTAGTAAACGCGAGCCTGTCAGACAGACGTTTAGTAAACGCGAGCCTGTCAGACAGACGTTTAGTAACACGCGAGCCTGTCAGACAGACGTTTAGTAAACGCTAGCCTGTCAGACAGACGTTTAGTAAACGCGAGCCTGTCAGACAGACGTTTAGTAAACGCGAGCCTGTCAGACAGACGTTTAGTAACACGCGAGCCTGTCAGACAGACGTTTAGTAACACGCGAGCCTGTCAGACAGACGTTTAGTAAACGCGAGCCTGTCAGACAGACGTTTAGTAACACGCGAGCCTGTCAGACAGACGTTTAGTAAACGCGAGCCTGTCAGACAGACGTTTAGTAACACGCGAGCCTGTCAGACAGACGTTTAGTAAACGCGAGCCTGTCAGACAGACGTTTAGTAAACGCGAGCCTGTCAGACAGACGTTTAGTAACACGCGAGCCTGTCAGACAGACGTTTAGTAAACGCGAGCCTGTCAGACAGACGTTTAGTAAACGCGAGCCTGTCAGACAGACGTTTAGTAAACGCGAGCCTGTCAGACAGACGTTTAGTAACACGCGAGCCTGTCAGACAGACGTTTAGTAAACGCGAGCCTGTCAGACAGACGTTTAGTAACACGCGAGCCTGTCAGACAGACGTTTAGTAAATGCGAGCCTGTCAGACAGACGTTTAGTAAACGCGAGCCTGTCAGACAGACGTTTAGTAAACGCGAGCCTGTCAGACAGATGTTTAGTAAACGCGAGCCTGTCAGACAGACGTTTAGTAACACGCGAGCCTGTCAGACAGACGTTTAGTAACACGCGAGCCTGTCAGACAGACGTTTAGTAAACGCGAGCCTGTCAGACAGACTTTTAGTAAACGCGAGCCTGTCAGACAGACGTTTAGTAAACGCGAGCCTGTCAGACAGACGTTTAGTAACACGCGAGCCTGTCAGACAGACGTTTAGTAACACGCGAGCCTGTCAGACAGACGTTTAGTAAACACGAGCCTGTCAGACAGACGTTTAGTAAACACGAGCCTGTCAGACAGACGTTTAGTAAACACGAGCCTGTCAGACAGACGTTTAGTAACACGCGAGCCTGTCAGACAGACGTTTAGTAAACGCGAGCCTGTCAGACAGACGAATGTACCGTTAGACAGGTGACTGTACCGTTAAAACCAGCTGGCATCACTCTCTGCCGAGTAGGTTGTTCAAAAACTTTTGCAGCATATTTTTAAAACATGTTCAAGGCCCCGAGAGACGCAGCTAAAACGGATGAAGAAACTCCACAGGAGCTGCTAAACCCTCGCACGTAATTCATCTTCTTTGTCCGGTGACATGTCGCCCATTTCAAAGgcatccccctcctcctccgccAGCAGCTCTCTCTCCAGACCCTCCTCGTCCGTCTCAACCTTCAGGTAGCCATTGTGCCCGGGTGCCTGCTCCTCGCTCTCATTGACCGGGAGGGAAGCCTCATCTCCTCCATCGGCCCGAATGTAGACACACTCGGAGTAGGCTGTCTGTTTGTCCCGTCTGCTCTGGATCACGTGCTGGACGTACATCAAGGGGATGGGCATAGAGGCAACGATGATCAGGATGACCATCATGGTCAGGGCCCAATCTGGATACTCCAGCTGTACTTCCTCTGCCTGCCAACACAGGAACAGACAAAGGGCCAAACATTTATCTCAATCTCGCAATAAACCTCAAGTGGAAGCAAAGCCAAACACAACCAATGGATATCCGGGGTCTGGACTCAAATACTGAGCCACCTGGGCACATGGAGGCTTCCGTCTGCCAATAGCACCCCTCCAGTGAGCACAAAGTCAGACGTCACCAACTGGTCAGACAGGCCGAGGGCCCCAGACTGTTGCAGTAAAGTGCTCTTCTGGggtagtgtagtgggagctttactctgtatctaaccccctgtacctgccctgggagtgtttgatgggacagtgtagagggagctttactctgtatctaaccccgtgctgtacctgccctgggagtgtttgatgggacagtgtagagggagctttactctgtatctaatccgtgctgtacctgccctgggagtgtttgatggtacagtgtagagggagcttttctctgtatctaaccccgttctgtatatgccctgggagtttttgatgggacagtgtagagggagctttactctgtatctaaccccgtgctgtacctgccctgggagtgtttgatgggacagtgtagagggagctttactctgtatctaaccccgtgctgtacctgccctgggagtgtttgatgggacagtgtagagggagctttactctgtatctaaccccgtgctgtacctgccctgggagtgtttgatgagacagtgtagcgggagctttactctgtatctaacccgtgctgtacctgccctgggagtgtttgatgggacagtgtagagggagctttactctgtatctaaccccctgtaccggccctgggagtgtttgatgggacagtgtagcgggagctttactctgtatctaacccgctgtacctgccctgggagtgtttgatgggacagtgtagagagagctttactctgtatctaacccgtgctgtacctgccctgggagtgtttgatgggacagtgtagagggagctttactctgtatctaaccccgtgctgtacctgccctgggagtttttgatgggacagtgtagagggagctttactctgtatctaaccccctgtacctgccctgggagtgtttgatgggacagtgtagagggagctttactctgtatctaaccccctgtacctgccctgggagtgtttgatgggacagtgtagagggagctttactctgtatctaaccccctgtacctgccctgggagtgtttgatggggcagtgtagagggagctttactctgtatctaaccccctgtacctgctctgagaACCACCATGATCCAGGGGTCGTGGGTTAGGCACCAGATTCTACCTTGTGCCACCTTGTGCCTCTACCCTGGAATTCCTCGGCCTGTCCTTCGAGGGCTCAAGATGCCCCTTGTAGCTCTCTAAAGGCTGCAGGGATTTTTGCCCTCACCCCAAGCAGTGGCCACATCCTTTTAAATGTTGCCAACACAGCGATTGTGCAGTTTGACCGCTCCCCATGCCCAGGACCAAAGCGATTCTGCGAGCTTCTGACGGTAATGGAATCTCGCTCAATGCGATTAATAGCACCATCAGCTTCATCTGCACTAAAGCAAAGCCATTCTGGATGGAACTTTCCCCGTCAGTTAGTTTAATGAAAATAATTTGAAAATGAGGTGCGCGTGGTCTCACCGTCTGTTGGTTCCATGACCGATACGTTGGATGATGAATGCACATACGGATCAGACTGGCAAGGAGCAGAGCCACCATCATGATGGGACAGACAAACTTCCACATGTACTTGTAGAGAACGACTGGCCGGCGGCCAATCATGGCCTGGATATCATCCATAAACCTGCAACAAACATCCTCGGTTACAACTCACTCAGATCCTCCCCCAGTGACCTGCTCTGCTCCTCTccttcccgtcccctccccccccgccagacTTCCttcggggtgtttgatgggacagtgtacaagaGAATATTGAGTTTGCCACAGAAAGTTGACAGTGCCAATCTTTCATCATCAGGATCATCATTTTGGGACCACCATGGCCCCCTGGAGATCCCTCTTACCCATGCTCACCCCGCCCTGCCAAAGATGGACATTTGACAAATGGCAGCTATTGGCTGGTGCCACGTTTGGTAGCTGGACACCAGGAGTTGATGAGTGGGTCAGGCTTGGAGCACAGCACCAACACACAACATACTTCCCCAGGATCATCACCCCGTCTCCAGAACCACTGCAGCTCACAGTCCAGGTGCTGCTGGCTCACAGACAGCAGCGACGGACTCGGAACATGCTCATCACCTTCAGCTTCTCGATGTCAAAGTCCAACAGAGTCAGAGAAAGAatcaaagagaaagagagaaagagctaaaatggagagagtgagagacacagacatgaATAGTAAATGGGTTGTACAAACAACAGGATGGGTAGTGAATGAAAGTCAGTGTTTGGATAGAGACGAAAGAGTGAAAGAGCGAGTGAACTAGGAGGAGTTTAATAATCGGAGTTaacatgagaaagagagagaatagcGAAGAGATGCCAAGAGAAGGGACAGTGAGAAGCAGCGGCAGCTCGAAAGCTCAGCCTACCTGTCAGCTCCATAGATCCACGCCACGGCAATCACCTCGAGCAAAACAACGATGATCAGGGGCAGTGTCGCCGAGTAATCGTCAAACATCATCACAAAGTAGTTCCCAGAGCGCTGCGTAAAAAGCATCCCAATAACAAAACCCAGCATACAGCAGACCACTGGAACAAAAGGACAGAGAGGGTGTTACACAGGAtgggggggacagtgagggtgtTGCACAGGAtgggggggacagtgagggtgtTGCACAGGATGGGGTGGGACAGTGAGGGTGTTGCACAGGatggggggggacagtgagggtgtTGCACAGGAtgggggggacagtgagggtgtTGCACAGGataggggggacagtgagggtgtTGCACAggatgggggggacagagaggatgttac
The DNA window shown above is from Pristiophorus japonicus isolate sPriJap1 chromosome 19, sPriJap1.hap1, whole genome shotgun sequence and carries:
- the LOC139230550 gene encoding sodium-dependent neutral amino acid transporter B(0)AT2-like; the protein is MLGFVIGMLFTQRSGNYFVMMFDDYSATLPLIIVVLLEVIAVAWIYGADRFMDDIQAMIGRRPVVLYKYMWKFVCPIMMVALLLASLIRMCIHHPTYRSWNQQTAEEVQLEYPDWALTMMVILIIVASMPIPLMYVQHVIQSRRDKQTAYSECVYIRADGGDEASLPVNESEEQAPGHNGYLKVETDEEGLERELLAEEEGDAFEMGDMSPDKEDELRARV
- the LOC139230305 gene encoding apoptosis regulator BAX-like; its protein translation is MRNLTDFSRETFLQLAWELISDGNINWHRVVMLFILASSIFQKSPKECILQIVIRWTLDFLCERFLLWIRDQGSWESLPVLQREISSRVSLATGSTVAFIALGALTAFIVVQYKI